A genomic region of Kribbella sp. NBC_00382 contains the following coding sequences:
- a CDS encoding GuaB3 family IMP dehydrogenase-related protein, which translates to MTEIEIGRAKRGRQAYAFDHIAIVPSRRTRDPEEVSVAWQIDAYRFELPILAAPMDSVMSPATAIAIGKAGGVGVLNLEGLWTRYDDPTSLLEEITSISKEQATTRLQEIYSAPIKPELISQRVQEIRDSGVTVAGALSPQRTKQFAKHVVDAGVDLFVIRGTTVSAEHVSGQAEPLNLKQFIYDLDVPVIVGGCATHQAALHLMRTGAAGVLVGFGGGAAHTTRKVLGVAVPMASAVADVAAARRDYMDESGGRYVHVIADGSVGRSGDLAKAIACGADAVMVGSPLARASDAPGGGFHWGAEAWHADLPRGERVEVGVSGTMEQILFGPSFVPDGTMNLVGALKRAMATTGYTELKEFQRVEVVVG; encoded by the coding sequence ATGACCGAGATCGAGATCGGCCGGGCCAAGCGCGGCCGGCAGGCCTACGCGTTCGACCACATCGCGATCGTGCCGTCGCGGCGGACGCGCGACCCCGAAGAGGTCTCGGTCGCCTGGCAGATCGACGCGTACCGGTTCGAGCTGCCGATCCTGGCCGCGCCGATGGACTCGGTGATGTCGCCGGCCACCGCGATCGCGATCGGCAAGGCCGGTGGGGTCGGGGTGCTGAACCTCGAAGGGCTCTGGACCCGGTACGACGACCCGACCTCGCTGCTGGAGGAGATCACCAGCATCAGCAAGGAGCAGGCCACCACGCGGCTGCAGGAGATCTACTCGGCGCCGATCAAGCCCGAGCTGATCTCCCAGCGGGTGCAGGAGATCCGCGACTCCGGCGTGACCGTTGCCGGTGCGCTGTCGCCGCAGCGGACCAAGCAGTTCGCCAAGCATGTCGTGGACGCGGGCGTCGACCTGTTCGTCATCCGCGGTACGACGGTGTCGGCCGAGCACGTCTCGGGTCAGGCAGAGCCGCTCAACCTCAAGCAGTTCATCTACGACCTCGACGTACCGGTCATCGTTGGTGGGTGTGCGACCCACCAGGCCGCGCTGCACCTGATGCGGACGGGCGCTGCCGGAGTACTGGTTGGGTTCGGTGGCGGTGCTGCGCACACCACGCGCAAGGTGCTCGGGGTCGCAGTGCCGATGGCCTCAGCGGTCGCCGATGTCGCTGCAGCCCGTCGGGACTACATGGATGAGTCCGGCGGCCGGTACGTGCATGTCATCGCGGACGGTTCGGTCGGTCGCTCCGGCGACCTGGCCAAGGCGATCGCCTGTGGCGCCGACGCCGTGATGGTCGGCTCACCGCTGGCCCGGGCGAGCGACGCGCCCGGCGGCGGCTTCCACTGGGGTGCCGAGGCCTGGCACGCGGACCTGCCGCGCGGCGAGCGGGTCGAGGTCGGCGTCAGCGGCACGATGGAACAGATCCTGTTCGGTCCGTCCTTCGTCCCGGACGGCACGATGAACCTGGTCGGCGCCCTGAAGCGCGCGATGGCCACCACCGGCTACACCGAGCTCAAGGAGTTCCAGCGGGTCGAGGTCGTCGTCGGGTGA
- a CDS encoding alpha/beta fold hydrolase yields the protein MTTGVLLLHGSSGKPDLDRAAILEAAGYDVVAPQWFDGPISEIPLESFPLDELAARNDRLVVMGMSYGSVAAMLLATFDERVDAVVAIAPGAHVWAWIGDGRQTSMFTRRGEPLPFVPFDLGWEPTDDPPSYLELYRQSLDRFADQAVAAQIPIDRFKGDLLLLAGGDDRLWPSVEFAEQLARRRGSLPTRVLSSETAGHRLVFPGEEVKTSGQRMARGGSEAADRAFGGQAWPVVDQVLAETR from the coding sequence GTGACGACGGGCGTCCTCCTGCTGCACGGGTCGAGCGGCAAGCCCGATCTCGACCGTGCGGCAATCCTGGAGGCCGCCGGGTACGACGTCGTCGCACCGCAATGGTTCGACGGGCCGATCAGCGAGATCCCGCTGGAGTCCTTCCCCCTCGATGAACTGGCCGCCCGCAACGACCGGCTCGTCGTGATGGGGATGTCGTACGGCTCGGTGGCCGCGATGCTGCTGGCGACCTTCGACGAGCGTGTCGACGCGGTGGTCGCGATCGCCCCGGGCGCCCACGTGTGGGCCTGGATCGGCGACGGCAGACAGACGTCGATGTTCACCCGCCGCGGCGAGCCGCTCCCGTTCGTCCCGTTCGACCTCGGCTGGGAGCCGACGGACGACCCGCCGAGCTACCTCGAGCTCTACCGGCAGTCCCTGGACCGGTTCGCCGATCAGGCGGTGGCTGCGCAGATCCCGATCGACCGGTTCAAGGGCGACCTGCTGTTGCTCGCCGGAGGCGACGACCGGCTCTGGCCGTCGGTCGAGTTCGCTGAGCAGCTCGCCAGGCGACGTGGCAGCCTGCCCACCCGGGTGCTCAGCTCCGAGACAGCCGGGCATCGGTTGGTGTTCCCCGGCGAGGAGGTCAAGACCAGCGGACAGCGGATGGCTCGGGGTGGGAGCGAGGCAGCCGATCGGGCCTTCGGTGGCCAGGCCTGGCCAGTTGTCGATCAGGTCCTGGCGGAGACGCGCTGA
- the guaB gene encoding IMP dehydrogenase encodes MDITPAGVPDKFAVLGLTFDDVLLQPNESDVIPSEAITKSRVSRNIEVNIPLVSSAMDTVTEARMAIAMARQGGLGVLHRNNSIEDQAQQVDLVKRSESGMIAQPITIGPDATIGEADALCGQYRISGVPVVDNAGVLVGIVTNRDMRFENDPARPIHEVMTRQPLVTGPQGISADDAIKLLSQHKIEKLPLVDEAGKLTGLITLKDFVKRDQFPLATKDSSGRLVVGAAIGFFGEAWKRGMTLIEAGVDVLVVDTAHGHSQAQLDIIRKLKADPATRGVDIIGGNVGTRAGAQALVDAGADGVKVGVGPGSICTTRVVSGVGVPQVTAIYEASLACKPAGVPVIGDGGLQYSGDIAKALVAGADTVMLGSLLAGCEESPGDLVFINGKQFKAYRGMGSLGAMQSSGGLRKSYSKDRYFQSDVGSDEKLIAEGVEGQVPYRGPLSAVAHQLIGGLRQSMWYCGSRTVPELQEKGQFVRITSAGLQESHPHDIQMTVEAPNYSGR; translated from the coding sequence ATGGACATCACACCCGCTGGAGTTCCCGACAAGTTCGCCGTGCTCGGACTGACGTTCGACGACGTACTACTGCAACCGAACGAGTCCGACGTGATCCCGTCGGAGGCCATCACCAAGTCGCGGGTCAGCCGCAACATCGAGGTGAACATCCCGCTGGTCTCCAGCGCGATGGACACTGTCACCGAGGCGCGGATGGCGATCGCGATGGCGCGCCAGGGCGGTCTCGGCGTGCTGCACCGGAACAACTCCATCGAGGACCAGGCCCAGCAGGTCGACCTGGTCAAGCGGTCGGAGTCCGGGATGATCGCGCAGCCGATCACCATCGGCCCGGACGCGACGATCGGCGAGGCCGACGCGCTCTGCGGCCAGTACCGGATCTCCGGCGTGCCGGTGGTCGACAACGCGGGCGTGCTGGTCGGCATCGTGACGAACCGCGACATGCGGTTCGAGAACGACCCGGCCCGGCCGATCCACGAGGTGATGACGCGCCAGCCGCTCGTCACCGGCCCGCAGGGCATCTCCGCCGACGACGCGATCAAGCTGCTCAGCCAGCACAAGATCGAGAAGCTGCCGCTGGTCGACGAGGCCGGCAAGCTGACCGGTCTGATCACGCTGAAGGACTTCGTCAAGCGCGACCAGTTCCCGCTCGCCACCAAGGACTCCTCCGGGCGGCTCGTGGTCGGTGCCGCGATCGGCTTCTTCGGTGAGGCCTGGAAGCGCGGCATGACGCTGATCGAGGCCGGCGTCGACGTGCTCGTGGTCGACACCGCGCACGGTCACTCGCAGGCCCAGCTGGACATCATCCGCAAGCTCAAGGCCGACCCGGCCACCCGTGGCGTCGACATCATCGGCGGCAACGTCGGCACCCGGGCCGGCGCCCAGGCGCTGGTCGACGCGGGCGCGGACGGCGTCAAGGTCGGTGTCGGACCGGGCTCGATCTGCACCACCCGCGTCGTCTCCGGCGTCGGCGTCCCGCAGGTCACCGCGATCTACGAGGCGTCCCTGGCTTGCAAGCCGGCCGGCGTACCGGTGATCGGCGACGGCGGCCTGCAGTACTCCGGCGACATCGCCAAGGCGCTCGTCGCCGGCGCGGACACCGTGATGCTCGGCTCGCTGCTGGCCGGCTGCGAGGAGTCGCCCGGCGACCTCGTCTTCATCAACGGCAAGCAGTTCAAGGCGTACCGCGGGATGGGCTCGCTCGGCGCGATGCAGTCGTCCGGCGGCCTGCGCAAGTCGTACTCCAAGGACCGGTACTTCCAGAGCGACGTCGGCAGCGACGAGAAGCTGATCGCCGAGGGCGTCGAGGGTCAGGTCCCGTACCGCGGCCCGCTGTCCGCCGTCGCCCACCAGCTGATCGGCGGCCTCCGCCAGTCGATGTGGTACTGCGGCTCCCGCACCGTGCCGGAGCTGCAGGAGAAGGGCCAGTTCGTCCGGATCACCTCGGCCGGCCTGCAGGAGTCCCACCCGCACGACATCCAGATGACGGTCGAAGCGCCGAACTACTCCGGCCGCTGA